The DNA window CAATGGCCTTCGTGCACGCAGGCGAGGACGCTCTCCTTCGCCAGGCACGACGCCCCAGCAAGcgcagacgacgacgacagcaagcggcggcggcagcaggaggaggaggaagacgactaCTGCGTCTACAAGACGAGCGTGATGAACCCGGCCTTCTTCCTCGACGACCACTCCACCTGCCGCTCctactcctccgccgcctccgccgtcaacgacgtcgtcgacgacgacgacgaggtgatCATCCGCGGGCTCCGGTCGTCGAACCGCCGCCTCTTCTTCGAGCCCGAGTCGACGAGCTCCATCGTCGTCAAGGGacgcgccgtcgacgccgacgcggcggcgttcgACGGGGCGACGGCGATGTCCATCGACTCGGCCGACCCGTACGGAGACTTCCGGCGGTCGATGGAGGAGATGGTGATGAGCCACATGAGTGGCGGGGGCCATGACTGGGGGTGGCTGGAGGAGATGCTCGGCTGGTACCTGAGGGCCAACGGCAAGAAGACCCATGGCTTCATCGTCGGAGCATTCGTCGACTTGGTCGTGGCGCTCGCgtcttctccttcctccgccgccgcctcctcctccgccttccaGCTGCCTCTCCAGAAAGGCAGCCAGATTAACTAAGCTAAGGCTATAGCTCATCCATGAGCACAATAATTACTACTGtattagctagctaggtagagCAATTAAGCGAGAGACTACGTTTGATTGATTGATCTTGGAAGCATGCATAATGTATGCCATGGCCATGGTATGATTGATGCTGTAGCAGTGTTGactggtgtgtgtgtgtgtgtgtgtttgattGGGTTGGAGTGAGATGCATTGCTGTATATTGCTGCTTTGCCGCGAGAGATCGAGATTTCGTCCTCACCTGTCAAATGTCAATGTGTACTACGTACTCCATTCTGCGTGCACTAGTTGTTACCCGTCGTTTTCTCTCCTGCATCGTCTTAATATAATCTATCCATCATGTTATCAACAACTTGCGCTACACATTGCACTGTCAAAAAAAAGATTTTCGTGATATAGTGTTCTTAAATGATGCCCAAATTCATCTTAGATCTTACAAGGGCTCCTTTAGAGAACAGTAATTTTACGAACTTTTGAAACTCCTCTATTTGAAAGGAGGGCTAATTGAGCCTCTAATTTAGATCGTGAGAAAATGTTCATGTTAATTTCCACATTGGAATTGAACATACTTTTCTCGTGAAATTTAAACGGGACATACGTACATACCAAAAATATGCTATTCTCGCGAAACGCGCTCTATTGTAAGATGCGGGTATACTACTGTTAAGTAGTACTGCCTCATCCATTCACTACTCCCTCATGCACCCTGGGGTTCAGGAACGCAGGACTCATGGCTCAGACGCAGCAGAAGTTCATTTTGAAATGCCATGGCAGCTAGTAGTATGTACTGCTTCACTCTTTCAGTGACCTCTGCAGACTACCTGCCACTCGCGACAAAAATGGCCGCGGGTAGTCTAAGGAAGTAACAACATTTCAAAATCCCCACGCCTATCAACTTCGACAAATTTGAGTGTTGTGCGAAAAACAAAGCAATAACCTAACTAGCTCGCTCAAATCAACTTCAGAGACGTGCTTATAGAGATAGTGTGTGCGTGTATGTTCATAGCTACATGTGTTTATACGAGCATACGTAATATGTATtgtgttttttctaaaagaaaagaaaacaactttGGCAAATTTTAACTGAAGGCCGTATATATTATTTACCCATGACTTGGTTGAGCATGGAAAGGAAAGGATGATAGGGTGTGCATGTGAAAGACGCCAAAATGGAGACACTACGATTTGGATGGCGCACCACGAAGCCGGGCTCAAGAAATTTGTTTGCATGTGTGGGCGCACCAATATATAAGACGACACTGTTTGATGCGGCCTCAACCAAACCACAACAGCCTAGCCGAAACAGTGCAGCTCTTGGCCCAGCTATAGCAGCATGGCATGCATCGAtcatcagaaaaagaaaaagaaaaaaaaacaggggccCTTGCACTCCTCCACACTCCAAAACCAGTGATCCCCAGGCCGATCTCCTTAATAGTTGCATGCAGATTTCAAGTTTGAGATGTTCTCTTCTCTCGGAAACAAAAGGATATCTCCACAAGCTAACAAGATAACTTGGCTACTGGAATAGAATCATAGATGAGTGGCAGCAGAAAGCAAACTGTTTTTGGTGGCATCCTGGGAGGAAATCACGGGGGCGATAGCGGCGAACTCTACTGGCAAACGCCCCAACCCTACAACCGAAAAGATACCATGGGAGAGGCTACAATGAATGGCAAGGACCAGGCAACACTGCCCAAGGGGAGGCAGAAACAGCGCCCAAATCATATGCTGTTCCAAGGAATAAGCAATCAACTATACATACACACAGACATGCTGGTCTACCACTAGTGCAAATTAACACAGAATCTCAACAACATGCTTCCTGTATACCAAATCTGAGGTTGGTAGTATGTCAGCGAATTGTCGTTCAATTGTATGAGCCTAATTCGAACTGGTACCACCACCATCCCTAATCTACTGATCTACTCCCCTACTGGCTACTCCCCAGTGTCGTGACCACACCATATTTTGCACACACAGACAAATGTTCACCTTTACAATGGAGGTCAAATCTAACATGTTTTATGCGTGGTGGTCCTGA is part of the Oryza glaberrima chromosome 4, OglaRS2, whole genome shotgun sequence genome and encodes:
- the LOC127771362 gene encoding transcription repressor OFP18-like, with the protein product MVRKLVASLFLGVGGGGGNDACSLSSSSSTASSWQWPSCTQARTLSFARHDAPASADDDDSKRRRQQEEEEDDYCVYKTSVMNPAFFLDDHSTCRSYSSAASAVNDVVDDDDEVIIRGLRSSNRRLFFEPESTSSIVVKGRAVDADAAAFDGATAMSIDSADPYGDFRRSMEEMVMSHMSGGGHDWGWLEEMLGWYLRANGKKTHGFIVGAFVDLVVALASSPSSAAASSSAFQLPLQKGSQIN